From the genome of Geminocystis herdmanii PCC 6308, one region includes:
- a CDS encoding type II toxin-antitoxin system HicA family toxin produces the protein MSENEKMKGNEFIKKIQKLAKKRGISARVDSKRGKGSHVTLYMGERLTIVRNPKDELKTGTLKAMLSQLGITQDDLNDV, from the coding sequence ATGTCCGAAAATGAGAAAATGAAAGGAAATGAGTTCATCAAAAAAATTCAAAAATTAGCCAAAAAAAGAGGTATTTCTGCCAGAGTGGACTCAAAAAGGGGCAAAGGTAGCCATGTCACCTTGTATATGGGAGAGCGTTTAACTATTGTCCGTAATCCAAAAGATGAATTAAAAACAGGTACATTAAAAGCAATGCTATCTCAATTGGGTATTACTCAAGATGACTTGAATGACGTATAA
- a CDS encoding type II toxin-antitoxin system HicB family antitoxin, with the protein MTYNTTMNNFIFPVQLIPDEEDGGYVVTFRDLPEAITQGDSIAECLMEAVDCLEEAIAARIDDNKDIPQPSVLQAGEYLVELPLTMIFKTLVYQAFREKEINKAQLARQLNLDEKEIRRILNPRHGTKLSTIERVLSALGKKIEVRIVHY; encoded by the coding sequence ATGACGTATAATACAACAATGAATAATTTTATTTTTCCAGTACAACTAATACCAGATGAAGAAGATGGGGGTTATGTTGTGACTTTTCGAGATTTACCAGAGGCGATTACTCAGGGAGATTCTATTGCTGAATGTCTTATGGAAGCTGTCGATTGTTTAGAAGAAGCCATCGCTGCCAGAATTGATGACAATAAAGATATACCACAACCATCTGTTCTTCAAGCAGGAGAATATTTAGTAGAGCTTCCTTTAACCATGATATTTAAGACTTTAGTTTATCAAGCATTTCGAGAAAAAGAAATCAATAAAGCTCAACTAGCACGTCAACTAAACCTAGACGAGAAAGAAATTAGACGGATTCTTAACCCCCGTCATGGCACAAAATTATCAACTATAGAGCGAGTTTTGTCCGCTTTAGGAAAAAAAATAGAGGTAAGAATAGTTCACTATTAA